A region of the Fulvia fulva chromosome 7, complete sequence genome:
GGGAGTCGCCATGGCTGGGGTTGCGATGGGGATTGGTGGAGAGCGTGGACCGCGTTGGTCGAGGGGTGTGACGGTTACGGGGAGGATCTCGGTTTTCAGTTCGCGGTTTTTCTTGGGTTTTGGGTCGGGGGCTATGAAACAGGTCAGAGAGACGATCACCGTCAATGAAGTTTAGAGCTGGGAGTTTACCTTTCTCATTCTCCTGCACGTAGAACCTCCGCAGCAGCATGATCGCCTCCTCGCGGAAGAGGCCTCCATACACGGGATAAGACTTGTCGACACCAGGATCCGAGTGGATGTTCATGACGCCACCGCAGCCGCCGAAGCGGTCGTTGAGACAGCCGAAGTAGACGGCACGGATCCCGTACTGGCGGAGTGCAGAGGCGCACATGATACATGGCTCGACAGTCACGTAGAGGTCGGTCTCCTTGATGATGGATTGCGGGTGCTTGGCTATGATTTCGGCGAGGGCCACGAACTCTGCGTGGCGGGTGCCCTGTATTGTCTGGTCAGTAAATGTACCGCGATATCAGTGCGCCGAGGTGAGGATCTGTCACGGCGGGTTGCGTTCAGAGTATATAATCATAATCAAGCCCATCAAGGATGGGTCAGACTCTTCCTATCATGTTTTTGTAATATTGTATTGTCTCATCATGAGAAACCGGCGAGGTATGAGCCGGTGAAGTGAAGTGTAGGTGTCTTCTACAGTGAGTACTCACATTCAGAGAAGCATTCGTGCCATTGATCCCGCGTCCAATCACCTCACCGTTGTGTACAAAGACACATCCCACAGGCGTCTCATCCGATGCCAGCGCAAACTCGGCCATGTCGATGGCCTTGCGCATGAAGCGCTCATGATACTCGCGATTTGGGATCGGTCCGAATACCATGTTGGCGGTTTCTTATGTTCTGTTCTCCAAGCTCCAGTGGTCCTCGTGGTTAGTGGTCAAGTTATTGTGTCGGTGGTGGATGGGTGCAAAGTTTTGCCGCAGAATGTGAACATCTTCGTGGAAAAGTCGAAAGTCACCCAAAAGGGACGCGGCTGTTTGCTCGACTTCACATGGCAGCTTCGCAAATGCAGGGCCGTTACGCTAAGCTGGAAAGCGCGTGTCAAGTCTCGTGGCAGGAAGGAGCATGTGAAGTGAAAGGAAGCAGCTTTGCAAAGAACGGAAAGTGCGGTTCAACTTTAAAGTGGGTCTGGAATGCACGCCTCAGGCAAGAACTCCCAATGTGAATCTGGTAGATCTATACAAGCAGCAGAACAATACAGCTGATGGCATGACGATGACTGTTATCAACATATTGGTATCGTAACGCTATGTAATGTCAGGAATCACCAATTTGAACCCAAGCCCACCTCTAAGCGCCTCATCTATCGCCATCAGATCATATGTACATCAAAGATCATTCTTAGGATCAAAGTCGTCAAAGCGCCACTGCTTGCAAGTGCCATACCAGTGCCTCTTTGTACACATTTTCCGCCTTGTAGTAGGCAAATTCGTGGAAGAAGGGCTCGACCCAGAGGCTGTCGTAGGCGAAGGATCGACACAGATTAGGCCAAACCATTCCCTAGATGTACAATCGTCGTCATCGCTGGTGGTCGTCTTCGTCTTCGTCACTGTACGAGCCGTCGAGGATGGCTTTGGCGTTGCGGATGTCGTTGTCGACTCATCGTAGCAGCCGAACCAACCAGGCGTCTTGCAGGTACTTGTCGACGTGGAGGTAGGCAGTGATGAAGTTGTGGTGATAGTAGGAGCAGGAGTGGCGCTTGGGGAGCTGATACTGCTCGATGAAGATGTGGTCGTTGTTTCATCCTTGCAGCCAAACCATCCAGGTGTCTCACAAGTTCTTGTAGAAGATGTAGACGAGGAAGTGCTCGTCGACGTTGTAGGAGCTGAAGTTGTCGATTCATCGAGGCAGCCCCACCATCCGGGCGTCTTGCAGGTCTCTGTCCGTGTCCGTGTCGTGGTAGACGTGGCAGTGCTGGCTTTGCTCGTGGTTGTCTCTGTCCCGTTGTTCTCGAAGTATTTCCAGTTGTAACAATCAACACATTCCACATCTTGCTCGCAGCTGGGCGGCTGATCGTACACTTTGATAACATCCTTTATAACGCTCACGATCTTGTGGGTCCCAATCCCCACCCTCCACCCCAAGTCTCGGACTGTGTCGTAAGTACAAGTCTCTCCAGTGTGGCAAACGCCTTCAAATGCGTAGCCGCCGATGGAGCAGAAAGAAGTGCCACCATTGCAGGATCCCATGTAGATTGGATCAGCAGTGTGGCCGAAATGATGGATGCCTGTCATTGGCCGTGCCTGATGTGAACCAATCTTGTAGCCGGGAGGTGTTGGTAGTCCGAGCCGAGATGCGGCCATCGCGTCTGGGAAGGCTTCGAAGGTGAGGGTCGGGAGGCCATAAGTCAGGCCAAGTAGGGAGCTCACTACACCGCCAAGGGAGTGACCCGATAGCCAAACCTCGGAGTCGGGGTAGCGTTCTGTCACATTACGATACAGATCCTTGACTGCCCAGTAGTAGTGACCCTTTTCGCGCAACGATTTCACTAGGCAGGTGTTGTTGCAGGTATACGCAGAGCTGCCGGCACAGTCACAGACTTTCTTCCAGGTGAACGGTCCACCTTGCGCGCAGCAGCAGGAGCCGAAGAGGTTGTCGTTGAGCTTGTCGTTACCGGTGGTGTCGGCGCCATCGAAAATAGCGGGTGATGTACCTGGATCACTGTCAGAGCCCTGTGCATTCAACGGCCATTCCCAGCCACAGTGAATGGGAAGCTGTCCAGGAAGAAGACGTACCCTTTAAACCTATCACCACCGTTGAGTTTGCCTCGTCCGCGAAAATATGCCCACGAAGACCATCTTGTTCCCATCCAAAGTCATCAGTATAGTTGAAGCCACCTTTTACAGGCTGCCACTCTCCATCCTTGCGCGAGAAGATGTAGGCGTTCGCAGCCATCTTCGCAAATGTCAAGACTGTGATCTTGTCGCTGATATTTGGTCCCGCAATCTCATCTTCGGTCCACTCGACATCGGCTGGTTGACCATAAGTGAAGTAGTGGACCTGGACGGCATCGATATCCGAATGACTGCGATGTGCCATACGCTGGACGATTCGTGATTGTGCCTTGGCCTTAAACGCCACTTCAGCTTCCTCGTAGGTCGTCCCATCGTCGTACGATACCTGGAGCTTCGATTCGGGCTGTATGTCGATGTATCGATGCAGGTTAGGATAGTTGTGAGTGCCGTGGTGGTAGACATGCCGAAGCGTCTATCGCATCGTCAGCTGTTGTCCAGTCGCTACTTACGATCAACGTACGAAAGTCTTCTCGCCTAGTGCTCTCGCAGGTTTCGCACTGGCGACTTCATGCGCAGGTCCTGGTGGCAACACGATGTTCGGACTTCCAAACGCCTTCCTCTGCTCTCGCGTCCTCGCCGCATCGACCTGCCCGCTGCAGCCTGCGATCAGCAAGACGCAGGCCAAGACAAGGCGACCGTTCCAGATCATTGCCAGAAATCCTGCTCTGGATAGAGCTGAAGGAGAGTATGTTGTGCATCTCATGTGATAGATGCTGTTGCTTCCGAGAGATAGATGATCATAGGAACACTCATACCTTAGTGCATACACCGAGCGGGACAGCAGTTCACGTGCGAGGGTGTTGCTGCGTCATGGAGCGGATCTACCCGTTTCCATCCAAGTTCCCCATCGGGCATGGCACGTGAAAGATCGTCGTTGGCGTTGCAGTCCTGGGCATAGCTTCTACAACCCCTGTATCTACGCTAACCCCTTCCGGCTATCCATGTCCATCCCAGAAGGTGTTGCTACCTTCAATCTCACTATCAAGAATGGGCCAAGCTTACACCTGAGGACATACAACGTATATGCAAGAGTATGCGAGAACGCTGCGAGGCAGTAATAGCCAACAATGGAGGACACACCAGGTGGTGAGCTACGCCAAGCAGTGGATACATCCTTCCTAATGAAGAAAGGTGGAAGAACAGGGGTTGTAAAAactatgcccaggactgtaCTCCAAACGAAAGAGGCAGCTTGTGATTCTGGTCATCAGTCGTACAGACTCAAGACAACTGCCTCCTGGAGTGGATGAGCTGGCTCTCGCAGCATCTTACACTCGTTTGACGTCCTGCATGCTTCCTGCGACAGTCATATAGAACTAAAGCCTGAAAGCTCGCTGCTGATGCAAGCCGGAAGGGCGGATAGCTTGATTAACCATCCCCGGCCGCGTAACGCACCCCGAGGAGCCAACTTGCTGGCATAGGGATTGTCCTACAAGTATTCTATCCATCTGCCTAATCTGCCGAGACTCCAGACTTGTTCGTACAGTCTGTGTCACTGCATTGCTCCTGTACAACCACTACAATGACAGACTCGCTTCCGCTCACAACAGCCATGTCTACTGATAACAGACCACGACCACTGCACGCCTCGAGGTCATTCACGCGTATGGACAACTTCCCTGAGCCAGAGCTATCTCCCAGGAAGCGAGCGAGCACTTTGCAAGGGAATGGCATCCCCGCAGTGCCAGCAGCACGACAGACAGCGACATCACCAGAACTTGCAGGGAAGAAGCC
Encoded here:
- a CDS encoding tRNA-specific adenosine deaminase subunit tad2, giving the protein MVFGPIPNREYHERFMRKAIDMAEFALASDETPVGCVFVHNGEVIGRGINGTNASLNGTRHAEFVALAEIIAKHPQSIIKETDLYVTVEPCIMCASALRQYGIRAVYFGCLNDRFGGCGGVMNIHSDPGVDKSYPVYGGLFREEAIMLLRRFYVQENEKAPDPKPKKNRELKTEILPVTVTPLDQRGPRSPPIPIATPAMATPVLGAQSINQIVEKPLVRLPPANNSKQHPTAVPPKANTKQQPPQAKQNQPVKNPPTSTTAEKKKPKEKLPPPAGLRVEKPVPGAKGFAALGDEVEC
- a CDS encoding Putative lipase ATG15, which codes for MRCTTYSPSALSRAGFLAMIWNGRLVLACVLLIAGCSGQVDAARTREQRKAFGSPNIVLPPGPAHEVASAKPARALGEKTFTLRHVYHHGTHNYPNLHRYIDIQPESKLQVSYDDGTTYEEAEVAFKAKAQSRIVQRMAHRSHSDIDAVQVHYFTYGQPADVEWTEDEIAGPNISDKITVLTFAKMAANAYIFSRKDGEWQPVKGGFNYTDDFGWEQDGLRGHIFADEANSTVVIGLKGTSPAIFDGADTTGNDKLNDNLFGSCCCAQGGPFTWKKVCDCAGSSAYTCNNTCLVKSLREKGHYYWAVKDLYRNVTERYPDSEVWLSGHSLGGVVSSLLGLTYGLPTLTFEAFPDAMAASRLGLPTPPGYKIGSHQARPMTGIHHFGHTADPIYMGSCNGGTSFCSIGGYAFEGVCHTGETCTYDTVRDLGWRVGIGTHKIVSVIKDVIKVYDQPPSCEQDVECVDCYNWKYFENNGTETTTSKASTATSTTTRTRTETCKTPGWWGCLDESTTSAPTTSTSTSSSTSSTRTCETPGWFGCKDETTTTSSSSSISSPSATPAPTITTTSSLPTSTSTSTCKTPGWFGCYDESTTTSATPKPSSTARTVTKTKTTTSDDDDCTSREWFGLICVDPSPTTASGSSPSSTNLPTTRRKMCTKRHWYGTCKQWRFDDFDPKNDL